From Patulibacter sp. SYSU D01012:
GCACATTAGCCATCAGGATTCCTTCTCTCTCGTGTCTTCAATGCCGTTCACGGTCTCGATTCGGACCGCCCATTCACTGCCGTCGACCACCACCAGGCGAGCCGTGCCGAAGCGCAGCCCTCCCACGTAGAGGTCCACCGGGTCCTCGGCCATCCGGTCGAGGGCGAGGACGCCGCCCGACGGCGTGGCCACGAGCTGGCCCGCCGGCATCCGGGTGCGACCGAGCTCCACCCACACGTCCACGTCGACGTCCAGCAGGTCGTGCACCGTCAGCTCGACGGCGGCCTCCTGGTCGTCCGCGGACCCGCGGCTCGTGATCTCAGAACCCCGCTCCTCGAGGGCGCGGGTCATGCGCACGACCATCGCGTTCGGCACGAGCTGCACCAGCCGGCAAGGCTGGCCCAGCACCGAGATCGCGATCGTCGTGGCGTGCGGGGAAGGTTCGTACAGCCCGTCCGCGTCACCCGGCGTCGCCAGGTGCTTCGTGCGCGGGGGCGAGATGTCGACGTCGGTCTCCAGCGCGGCGCTCGTCGCCGCGGCGGCCGCCGCCATCATCTGGTTCATCGCCTCGCCGACGGCGGACTGCTCCATCTCGTCGAGCGGATCGTCCGGCGTGTCGTCGGCGTCGGGCATCCCCATCATCGCCTGGGCCAGCCGGCGCGCGGCCGACCCGGGCATGACGAAGACGTTGCCG
This genomic window contains:
- a CDS encoding FliM/FliN family flagellar motor switch protein produces the protein MSAVERGLRELGAVAAEAAADALRVFVPDGIVVGEIRALEPDTHPLAGVAFPAVATDVGYVDGVTGGNVFVMPGSAARRLAQAMMGMPDADDTPDDPLDEMEQSAVGEAMNQMMAAAAAATSAALETDVDISPPRTKHLATPGDADGLYEPSPHATTIAISVLGQPCRLVQLVPNAMVVRMTRALEERGSEITSRGSADDQEAAVELTVHDLLDVDVDVWVELGRTRMPAGQLVATPSGGVLALDRMAEDPVDLYVGGLRFGTARLVVVDGSEWAVRIETVNGIEDTREKES